In Electrophorus electricus isolate fEleEle1 chromosome 1, fEleEle1.pri, whole genome shotgun sequence, a single window of DNA contains:
- the vps13c gene encoding vacuolar protein sorting-associated protein 13C isoform X4, which translates to MVFESLVSDLLNRFIGDYVENLDKSQLKIGIWGGNVVLENLRVKENALSELDVPFKVKAGQVGKLTLKIPWKNLYSEAVVATLDGLYLLVVPGATIKYDAAKEERYLQEVKQKELQRIEEALQLAARRDSQVGEFVYNLESYVYKEAPCDKGHKKHKKHKKLFGRSKRYERTSEKPQEDKKDTFAEKLATQVIKNLQVKITSIHVRYEDDISDPERPLSVGVTLSELSLQTTDENWRTCILNEAAKLIYKLGCLECLCAYWNVNSPMFCQCSREEAVSKLKAGISTKDEELKGYQYIFKPIFASAKMCINPNAEVELKSPKASFQLEVQNIAIEMTKPQYLSMVDLLESVDCMVKNAPYRKFRPHVPVHKHAKLWWRYAISSVLEVNIKRYKEMWSWTHIRKHRQTLKAYKTAHRAKLSQSKVREDTEKQILELEKRLDVFNITLARQQAQMEMVRSGQKLVAKKGAAQKQGGGGGGGFLSSFFGRKEGKKREQEEEMTEQESIDTIMTAEEKAKLYTAIGYSESSHNLTLPKDYVAVIMNFKLLRTSVTVREEIRVPEILKVQMIDLSTTISQRPGAQAIKVEASLEHWFVTGLQQQGQVPSLIASVGDSCSSLLSVLFELNPEDSPADQLLHVHSQPVEMIYDALTINSLADFFKTGKGVDLEVITSATLSKLEEIKEKTASGLSHIIETRKVLDLRIDLKPSYLLVPKSGFYQSKSDLIIIDFGSLQLNSVDQGSHQQISASFSSLEEIMDRAYERFSLELRSVQVLYSKSGESWKSARTQSSSIQHILRPMDFTLNLAKCIVEKDSRMPRFKVSGELPLLHVKISDQKIQGVLELVDSIPLPHPVSTPPSSPTHRARVMPLAGARPRVLSLDPSALPYSTESDSEEDTSERSPDEDGQRSVQEDLTDVQFKFEIKTVLLELTRQTAMEETVLALNVCNLGAEGKMRTYDFTVTSYLRKINLDYCETRDQPLHLISSSDKHGSDLLKVEYIKADVSGPSFQGLFDNTEQTLKVEFSSLMFMLHTSALLSTINYLNTAVPQDITASRVQDTRRQADRTATGKTVSKGGKTSTVVRFKLCAMLGSFGVVVCDDRSNIADIRVQGIDASVVVQAKETEVFARLRDIIVLDVDPKTIHKKAVSIVGEEVFSFKMILYPGATEGNGYSDVTKVDSKVTLRVGCIQIVYLHKFLMSLLDSFSSHYSADETFVDNFQTAKEALSAATAQAAEKAASSVRDFAQKSFRLSMDIRLKAPLIIIPQSSMSHDALVVDLGLINVSNSFALLQAEGFPLPAVQETMDIKLTHLKLSRMVLRRDDPQADIQILQPVNLELLVKRNLAASWFTKIPGVEVKGGLKSMNIVLGQEDLSVLMGILAENISEGSRTSSSDVKKPFKDKTETNEDLKETLPVETETQPALSNGNVSENIVSVLLNFEIMEVTVMLKKSKHGHENPFLVVHVAQLGIDTQVHKYDMLATTYIKTISMKCLEFTDSCGEPLCILSSSAQQGAELLKVQFVRADRNGPNFASVFKNIEQIMDVTFSSLDLMLHTEVLLSIMDFLSAAMSSKHLPALEKDARRSEDVRTISAKSMVVSSPSDGDVIDLKVDMRLGAFSVLVCDQSCNMADIKIQGLHGALLLQGTQTHMSARLRDFIVINVDPKTIHKKAISIVGDEVFSFSLSLTPKATEGAGYTDTSKVDGKIRLSVGCIQVVYLHKFTMSLLNFSNNFQMAKEALSTATAQAAEKAASSVRDFAQKSFRLSMDIRLKAPLIIIPQSSMSHNAVEADLGLITVSNSFALLPVEGCPLPAVIDDMNLELTQLKLSRIFVEKNSAQLRTELLQPVNMVLSVRRNLAASWYQDMAGLELDGDLKPMKVALSQDDLTVLLKILTENISEASSVQPPQSLNAAGKPAPVAVTPHTLIGEHGVEKQPESKSTEAELVESVKFSFNVESLGLVLYSNDPTQAGVHQEDLCLGEFMLCKMKATGKMFNNSSLEVSTILTTCSLDDRRANVERVTSRMLGRRDEESSDAMIDVTFSQCADERSVVAVLQKLYLCASVEFLMAVADFFIQALPQAPPLPSTTMLDKPSHLSLKQLSERQGQAEPSAAVSQRTRLRAVMVDPEVVFVASLVKAESPALVSSFQCDVSVVMQQDTQLTANVRGLKVLACPFIRKKDSKAVTTVLRPCSVVLEARKSGHAPLTGSVTVQEVIVKVSPVILNTVMTITAAMTPKPLQEQTEKTEDVCSLWAVRNIYSCNHWFLGVESATEAVENFREADSSSQEGESFKVEVKVVQVTVESGQGHRTTPLLLAESSFSGCARNWSSLLSLSADMTLEVNYFNETHAVWEPFIERVDNGTRRWNLTVEMKTNPVRDKSPVPGDDFIMLPDPCTAISICSKDTMNITVSKCCLNVFHNLAQAFSESTASTFDPTVKEKAPFTIRNALGIPLLIQHSANLCMVKPSAKGKVHEVAVGESVDLEYSIFESSSRGKLSALQRQESCLFNLSIVPVGYSEISSVPVDKPGRRLYNVRQPGAAQAVSVLLQINASDGNKVMTVRSPLQIKNHFSVPFAVVKFSPEMGGLLNVGVAEPQKEFHVTLDTYRSQLFLLPVGSLEGFYSESTTCITWKEQVHVSSEVRSVLQCPARDSSCLPLVITALAVPDVLRHISSQGEDDWDPAYVIHLHPAITLRNLLPYTLRYLLEGSAESHELQEGISADILNARLSGQLMELVLVGYQGRTWTSHVQVSEAMAEFSPVCFTSDTSEQLSVDLCVHVTRGAGRLVLSVFSPYWIINKTSRVLQYRADDAYVKHPADFRDVILFSFKKKNIFSKNKLQLCVSTSSWSDGFSLDTVGSYGCVRCSDRTMDYLVGVSIQMSSFNLTRIVTMSPFYTLVNKSCFELEVGEVQNGKAHSGGKWHYISSTECLPLWPESSTGRLCVRVVGSESASKSFFFNKQDNGTLLSMEQYGGIIVDVNISDHSTVVSFSDYYEGAAPALLVNHTPWVTISVRQSGCETSRELNPGESLLFAWNDPAGERKLCWTSQGHSGELDLLKDECGQFAYDGLAQVHWVSFLDGRQRVLLFTEDVAVVTKARQAEELEQFQQEVTVSLQNLGLSLINNDHKQEIAYVGITSSGVVWEMRPKNRWKSFNCKNISLLERAYQDHVSGITEPGWVKLETGLEVNFARIPMLMRHPFSCSIRRNFLSGIHVELKQSPHQRSLRAQLHWLQVDNQLPGAMFPIVFHPVPPPKSVALDSEPKPFIDMSIITRFNEHSQVMQFKYFMMLVQEMAVKVDQGFLAAVLALFTPVTDTQEDKQKTALIERDLEALQAQLMESSINDTSGLSFFEHFHISPIKLHLSLSLGSSGEDHQEGDMVAIQSVNLLLKSIGATLTDVDDLIFKLACFEVKYQFYRREKLMWAVIRHYSEQFLKQMYVLVLGLDVLGNPFGLIRGLSEGVEAFFYEPFQGAVQGPEEFAEGFVIGVRSLLGHTVGGAAGMVSRITGSVGKGLAAITMDKEYQQKRREEMNRPPRDFGDSLAKGGKGLLKGVVGGVTGIVTKPVEGAKREGAAGFFKGIGKGLVGVVTRPTAGIVDMASSTFQGIQRVAESTEDVTKLRPVRLIREDGIIRPYEHHESHGYDLFQRSEVKQLDGELFREHFEYPGHRKTNIIVTNRRVMCIKEIDLIGHFNKEWEVQFDNFLRPPYVEGGDLKIYYKEQNKLKILKDGQGPVRVVHLRQTDMAETLRHAIQNAQLARRQHQMVRQKSQRFLKPGSTA; encoded by the exons GAAACTGTTTGGGAGGTCTAAAAGGTACGAGCGGACATCAG AGAAGCCTCAAGAAGATAAGAAAGACACATTTGCTGAGAAACTGGCAACCCAAGTAATCAAAAACCTACAGGTCAAGATTACCAGCATCCATGTCAGATATGAGGATGAT ATATCAGATCCAGAGAGACCTCTCTCCGTGGGAGTGACTCTGTCAGAACTCAGTCTGCAG ACAACCGATGAGAACTGGAGGACCTGTATTCTAAATGAAGCAGCCAAACTCATCTATAAG ctcgGTTGTTtggagtgtctgtgtgcctACTGGAATGTTAACAGCCCAATGTTCTGCCAATGTTCCCGGGAAGAGGCCGTG agCAAACTAAAAGCAGGAATCAGCACCAAAGATGAAGAGCTGAAAGGATACCAATACA TTTTCAAACCCATCTTTGCTTCTGCCAAGATGTGCATTAATCCAAATGCAGAGGTTGAGCTGAAGTCTCCCAAAGCAAGCTTCCAGCTGGAGGTGCAGAACATTGCCATAGAGATGACCAAACCTCAG TACCTGTCTATGGTGGACCTGTTGGAGTCCGTGGACTGTATGGTTAAAAATGCTCCCTACAGGAAGTTCAGACCACATGTCCCGGTACACAAACATGCCAAACTGTG GTGGAGGTATGCCATCTCCAGTGTGTTGGAGGTAAATATAAAGCGCTACAAGGAAATGTGGAGCTGGACACACATcaggaaacacagacagacgctGAAGGCATACAAAACTGCACACAGAGCCAAGCTGAGCCAGAGCAAAGTCCGGGAAGACACGGAGAAACAGATCCTG GAACTGGAGAAACGTCTGGATGTGTTCAACATCACACTGGCCAGGCAGCAGGCACAGATGGAG ATGGTTCGCTCAGGACAGAAGCTTGTTGCCAAGAAGGGAGCAGCACAGaaacagggaggaggaggagggggagggtttCTCAGCAGTTTCTTTGGCAGGAAGgaagggaagaagagagaacaggaagaggaaatgacagagcaggaga GTATAGATACGATCATGACTGCTGAAGAGAAAGCAAAGTTATACACAGCCATCGGCTACAGTGAAAGTTCCCACAACCTGACATTACCCAAAGAT tatGTAGCAGTGATTATGAATTTCAAGTTGTTACGGACGTCAGTAACGGTGCGTGAGGAGATAAGAGTTCCAGAGATCCTGAAAGTGCAGATGATTGACCTCAGTACCACCATCTCCCAAAGACCAGGAGCACAGGCCATAAA ggtggaggCCAGTCTGGAGCACTGGTTCGTGACAGGGCTGCAGCAGCAGGGCCAGGTCCCATCACTCATCGCCTCTGTGGGGGACTCGTGTTCCTCTCTGCTCAGTGTGCTGTTTGAGCTCAACCCAGAGGATAGTCCTGCAGATCAGCTCCTCCATGTGCACTCCCAGCCTGTGGAGATGATCTACGATGCT cTGACAATAAACAGCCTGGCAGACTTCTTTAAGACAGGAAAGGGAGTTGATCTGGAGGTGATCACCTCAGCCACGCTCAGCAAGCTGGAGGAGATAAAGGAGAAGACAGCTAGTG GTCTGTCTCACATTATTGAGACCCGTAAAGTTCTGGACCTGCGGATTGACCTGAAGCCATCCTACCTGCTGGTGCCCAAGTCTGGCTTTTATCAGAGCAAGTCAGACCTCATCATCATAGACTTTGGCAGCCTGCAA CTGAATAGCGTGGACCAGGGGTCTCATCAGCAGATATCTGCTAGTTTTTCCTCTCTGGAGGAGATTATGGACAGAGCGTACGAAAGATTCTCTCTGGAGCTTCGCAGTGTTCAAGTGCTCTACAGCAAATCAG GTGAATCATGGAAAAGTGCTCGTACTCAGAGTTCATCCATCCAGCACATTCTCCGGCCCATGGACTTTACCCTGAACCTCGCCAAGTGCATAGTGGAGAAAGACTCACGCATGCccag GTTTAAGGTGTCTGGAGAACTTCCTTTACTGCATGTGAAGATCTCCGATCAGAAGATCCAGGGGGTTCTAGAACTAGTGGACAGTattcccctcccccaccctgtatcaaccccaccctcctccccaaCCCACAGG gCACGAGTGATGCCGTTAGCAGGCGCCAGGCCAAGGGTGCTGAGCTTAGATCCATCAGCCCTCCCGTATTCCACTGagtcag actCTGAAGAGGACACCAGTGAAAGGTCTCCAGATGAAGATGGTCAGAGATCAGTCCAGGAAGACCTGACTGATGTTCAGTTCAAATTTGAAATCAAAACG gtCCTCCTTGAGCTCACCCGTCAGACTGCGATGGAGGAAACAGTTTTGGCTCTGAATGTGTGTAATTTGGGTGCAGAAGGGAAGATGAGGACTTATGACTTCACTGTGACCTCATACCTGCGCAAGATAAACCTGGACTACTGTGAGACGAGAG ATCAGCCACTCCATCTAATTAGCTCATCAGACAAACATGGATCTGATCTGCTGAAAGTGGAGTACATCAAA GCTGATGTGAGTGGGCCCAGTTTCCAGGGTCTGTTTGACAACACTGAGCAGACACTGAAG GTGGAATTTTCCTCACTCATGTTCATGCTTCACACCAGCGCTCTGCTGTCCACCATTAACTACCTGAACACAGCAGTCCCCCAGGACATCACTGCCTCTAGAGTTCAAGACACCCGAAGACAAGCTGACAGGACGGCAACTGGAAAAACag TGTCTAAGGGAGGGAAGACCTCCACAGTGGTGCGCTTTAAGCTCTGTGCCATGTTGGGTTCATTTGGAGTGGTCGTCTGTGACGACCGAAGCAACATCGCAGATATCCGAGTCCAAG GTATTGATGCATCCGTGGTGGTCCAGGCCAAAGAGACAGAGGTGTTTGCTCGCCTGCGAGATATCATTGTGCTGGATGTGGACCCgaaaacaatacacaaaaag GCAGTGTCTAtagtgggagaggaggtgtTCAGCTTCAAGATGATCTTGTACCCTGGAGCGACGGAGGGAAATGGTTACTCTGATGTGACTAAAGTGGACAGCAAAGTCACGCTGAGAGTCGGCTGCATCCAGATCGTTTACCTGCACAAGTTCCTCATGTCTCTACTG GATTCTTTTAGCTCTCACTACTCTGCTGATGAG ACATTTGTGGACAACTTCCAGACGGCCAAGGAGGCGCTGAGCGCAGCTACAGCCCAGGCAGCAGAGAAGGCTGCCTCCAGCGTCAGAGACTTCGCTCAGAAGAGTTTCAGACTCTCCATGGACATCAGACTAAAGGCCCCGCTCATCATAATCCCCCAGTCTTCCATGTCCCATGATGCCCTTGTGGTGGACCTGGGTCTCATCAACGTTAGCAACAGCTTCGCTCTGCTTCAGGCTGAGGGCTTCCCTCTCCCAGCCGTTCAGGAGACCATGGACATCAAGTTGACGCATCTCAAATTATCCAG GATGGTTCTGAGGCGTGATGACCCTCAGGCCGACATCCAGATCCTGCAGCCGGTTAATCTGGAGCTACTGGTGAAGCGTAACCTGGCTGCCTCCTGGTTCACCAAGATCCCTGGAGTGGAGGTCAAAGGAGGCCTGAAGTCCATGAAT ATTGTTCTTGGCCAGGAAGACTTGAGTGTGTTGATGGGGATTCTAGCAGAAAACATCAGTGAGGGAAGCAGAACTTCATCCTCTGATGTGAAGAAACCGtttaaag ataaaactgaaacaaatgaaGACCTCAAAGAGACACTTCCTGTGGAGACAGAAACTCAGCCAGCTCTTTCCAATGGAAATGTCAGTGAGAACATTGTCAGTGTTCTGCTCAACTTTGAAATTATGGAG GTAACGGTGATGCTGAAGAAATCAAAGCATGGACATGAGAATCCCTTCCTGGTGGTCCATGTAGCTCAGCTCGGAATTGATACCCAAGTGCACAAATATGACATGCTGGCCACCACGTACATCAAGACAATCTCCATGAAGTGCCTGGAGTTTACAG ATTCGTGTGGGGAACCCCTGTGCATTCTGAGCTCCTCTgcacagcagggggcagagctgCTCAAAGTGCAGTTTGTCAGG GCTGATCGAAATGGACCaaattttgcttctgttttcaaGAATATAGAACAGATTATGGAT gttactTTCTCCTCCTTGGACCTGATGTTACACACTGAGGTTCTCCTCTCCATCATGGACTTCCTGTCTGCTGCCATGTCCTCCAAACACCTGCCTGCATTGGAGAAAGATGCGAGGAGAAGTGAAGATGTGAGAACAATCTCAGCCAAGTCCA TGGTGGTGAGCTCCCCCTCTGATGGTGATGTCATTGACCTGAAGGTGGACATGCGTCTGGGTGCTTtcagtgtgctggtgtgtgaCCAAAGCTGCAACATGGCCGACATCAAGATTCAGG GTCTGCACGGCGCCCTACTCCTGCAGggcactcagacacacatgtcTGCCAGGCTGCGAGATTTCATCGTCATTAATGTGGATCCAAAAACCATTCACAAGAAG GCCATCTCTATTGTGGGTGATGAggttttcagtttcagtttgagTTTAACCCCTAAAGCCACAGAAGGGGCTGGATACACGGACACCTCAAAGGTGGATGGCAAGATCAGGCTCAGTGTGGGCTGCATTCAAGTGGTGTATCTGCACAAGTTTACCATGTCGctgctg AATTTTAGTAACAACTTCCAGATGGCCAAGGAGGCACTGAGCACGGCTACGGCCCAGGCAGCAGAGAAGGCTGCCTCCAGCGTCAGAGACTTCGCTCAGAAGAGTTTCAGACTCTCTATGGACATAAGACTAAAGGCCCCGCTCATCATAATCCCTCAGTCCTCCATGTCCCATAATGCCGTGGAGGCCGACCTGGGTCTCATTACTGTGAGCAACAGCTTTGCTCTGCTTCCTGTTGAGGGTTGTCCACTCCCTGCTGTCATAGATGACATGAACCTGGAGCTCACTCAGCTCAAGCTCTCCAG AATCTTTGTGGAGAAGAACTCAGCCCAGCTCAGGACGGAGCTCCTGCAGCCCGTCAACATGGTGTTGTCCGTCAGGCGGAACCTGGCTGCTAGCTGGTACCAGGACATGGCTGGTCTGGAGCTGGATGGAGATCTGAAGCCCATGAAA GTGGCTTTGAGTCAGGATGACCTGACAGTCCTGCTGAAGATCCTGACGGAGAACATTAGTGAGGCCAGCAGTGTCCAGCCCCCCCAGAGCCTGAACGCAGCGGGGAAACCAGCACCCGTGGCAgtcacacctcacactctcatAG GTGAGCATGGTGTGGAGAAGCAACCAGAAAGCAAGTCCACAGAGGCTGAGCTGGTGGAGAGTGTGAAGTTCAGTTTCAATGTTGAATCTCTGGGTCTGGTACTTTACAGCAATGATcccacacag GCTGGTGTTCACCAGGAGGACTTGTGTCTAGGGGAGTTTATGCTCTGTAAGATGAAGGCTACTGGGAAGATGTTTAATAACAGCAGTCTGGAGGTTTCCACCATCCTCACCACCTGCAGCCTGGATGACAGGAGAGCCAACGTTGAAAGAGTCACATCCAG GATGCTGGGGAGGCGTGATGAAGAGAGTTCTGATGCCATGATAGACGTGACGTTCTCGCAGTGTGCAGACGAGCGTTCGGTGGTGGCTGTGCTGCAGAAACTCTACCTCTGTGCCAGCGTGGAGTTCCTCATGGCTGTGGCGGACTTCTTTATACAGGCCCTGCCCCAGGCCCCGCCCCTGCCATCAACCACAATGCTGGACAAACCCAGCCACCTGTCACTCAAACAGCTCTCAGAGAGACAGGGCCAGGCAGAGCCCAGTGCAG CTGTGTCTCAGAGGACCAGGCTGCGAGCCGTCATGGTGGACCCTGAGGTGGTGTTTGTGGCCAGTCTGGTGAAGGCGGAGTCACCTGCACTAGTCTCCTCCTTCCAGTGTGATGTCAGTGTTGTCATGCAGCAGGACACCCAGCTGACGGCCAACGTGAGGGGCCTCAAGGTTCTGGCCTGCCCCTTCATCAGGAAGAAGGACAGCAAGGCTGTCACCACT GTGCTCAGACCATGTTCTGTTGTGTTGGAGGCCAGAAAGTCAGGACACGCCCCGCTGACGGGCTCCGTGACTGTACAGGAGGTCATCGTGAAG GTCTCCCCAGTGATCCTCAACACCGTGATGACCATAACTGCAGCCATGACTCCCAAACCCCTTCAGGAGCAGACTGAGAAGACTGAGGACGTGTGCTCCCTGTGGGCTGTGAGGAACATCTACTCCTGCAACCACTGGTTCCTGGGCGTGGAGAGTGCGACCGAGGCTGTCGAGAACTTCCGTGAGGCGGACAGCAGCAGCCAAGAGGGCGAGAGCTTCAAGGTGGAGGTGAAGGTGGTGCAGGTGACTGTGGAGTCGGGCCAGGGTCACCGCACCACCCCTCTGCTGCTGGCTGAGTCCTCCTTCAGCGGCTGTGCCAGGAACTGGTCTTCCCTCCTCAGCCTGTCTGCGGATATGacgctggag gtgaaCTACTTTAATGAGACTCATGCAGTGTGGGAGCCCTTCATAGAGAGAGTGGACAACGGTACACGGCGCTGGAACCTCACAGTGGAG atgAAGACGAACCCTGTTCGGGACAAGAGTCCTGTTCCTGGTGATGACTTCATAATGCTGCCTGATCCGTGCACTGCCATCAGCATCTGCTCCAAAGACACTATGAACATCACAGTGTCCAAGTGCTGTCTAAACGTCTTCCATAACCTTGCCCAg GCTTTCTCTGAGAGCACTGCATCCACTTTCGATCCCACTGTGAAGGAAAAGGCTCCGTTCACCATCCGGAATGCTCTGGGAATTCCTCTCCTCATCCAGCACAGTGCTAATCTCTGTATGGTCAAGCCATCTGCTAAAGGCAAAGTGCATGAGGTGGCAGTGGGAGAGAGCGTGGACCTGGAGTACTCTATCTTTGAGTCTTCCTCAAGGGGAAAGCTGtcagcactgcagagacaggagagcTGTCTGTTCAACCTCAGCATCG TGCCGGTGGGCTACAGTGAGATCTCCAGCGTCCCCGTGGATAAGCCTGGACGGCGGCTCTATAATGTGCGCCAGCCGGGCGCCGCACAGGCCgtgtctgtgctgctgcagaTCAATGCCTCAGACGGCAACAAAGTGATGACCGTGCGATCGCCGTTACAG ATAAAGAATCATTTCTCTGTGCCTTTTGCTGTTGTGAAGTTCTCACCAGAGATGGGTGGATTGCTTAATGTGGGTGTTGCTGAACCACAGAAAGAGTTTCATGTCACGCTGGACACTTACAG gtctCAGCTGTTCCTGTTGCCCGTGGGGTCTCTGGAGGGGTTCTACAGCGAGTCGACCACGTGCATTACCTGGAAGGAGCAGGTGCATGTCAGCTCAGAGGTGCGTTCTGTCCTGCAGTGTCCCGCGCGGGACAGCAGCTGCTTGCCGCTGGTTATTACCGCGCTGGCAGTGCCCGACGTCCTGCGACACATCTCCAGTCAGGGCGAGGACGACTGGGACCCTGCGTATGTGATTCATCTGCACCCTGCCATCACACTGCGGAACCTGCTACCATACACCCTACGTTACCTGCTGGAG GGTTCAGCAGAGTCCCACGAGCTACAGGAAGGCATCAGCGCCGACATCCTGAACGCACGACTCAGCGGCCAGCTCATGGAGCTGGTGCTGGTGGGGTACCAGGGCCGCACCTGGACCAGTCATGTGCAGGTCAGCGAGGCCATGGCTGAGTTCTCACCTGTCTGCTTCACCAGCGACACTAGTGAGCAGCTTAGCGTGGATCTGTGTGTCCACGTGACGCGTGGGGCGGGCAGGCTtgtcctctctgtcttcagCCCATACTGGATCATCAACAAGACGTCCCGCGTGCTGCAGTACCGTGCGGACGACGCGTATGTTAAGCACCCGGCCGACTTCCGTGATGTCATCTTGTTCTCCTTCAAGAAGAAGAACATCTTCAGCAAAAACAAA CTACAGCTGTGCGTGTCCACCAGCTCCTGGTCAGATGGCTTCTCTTTGGACACTGTGGGCAGTTACGGTTGTGTCCGCTGCTCAGATAGAACCATGGATTACCTG GTGGGGGTCAGTATTCAGATGAGCAGTTTTAACCTGACTCGTATTGTGACTATGAGTCCCTTCTACACGCTGGTGAACAAGTCCTGCTTTGAGCTGGAGGTGGGGGAGGTGCAAAACGGAAAAGCCCACAGTGGCGGCAAATGGCACTACATCTCCTCCACAGAG TGCCTTCCCCTATGGCCAGAGTCCAGTACAGGAAGGTTGTGTGTCCGAGTGGTGGGTTCTGAATCTGCCTCTAAGTCTTTCTTCTTCAACAAGCAGGATAATGGCACTCTACTCAGCATGGAGCAG TATGGCGGCATCATTGTGGATGTGAACATTTCGGACCACTCCACTGTGGTCAGCTTCTCGGATTACTATGAGGGTGCAGCTCCTGCTCTGCTCGTCAACCACACGCCATGGGTCACCATCTCCGTCAGACAGAG tggctgTGAAACGAGTCGGGAGCTGAACCCTGGTGAGTCTCTGCTCTTTGCCTGGAACGACCCTGCAGGCGAACGCAAGCTGTGCTGGACCAGTCAAGGCCACAGTGGAGAACTCGACCTGCTGAAG GATGAGTGCGGGCAGTTTGCGTATGACGGCCTGGCGCAGGTACACTGGGTTTCCTTCCTGGATGGACGCCAACGTGTGCTACTCTTCACCGAAGATGTCGCTGTGGTAACCAAAGCTCGGCAGGCTGAGGAACTGGAGCAGTTCCAGCAGGAAGTGACCGTGTCACTGCAAAATCTGGGTCTGTCCCTCATCAACAACGACCACAAACAGGAAATCGCATACGTGGGCATCACCAG TTCTGGTGTGGTTTGGGAGATGAGACCAAAAAACCGTTGGAAGTCATTTAACTGTAAGAACATCAGTCTTCTGGAGAGGGCTTACCAGGACCATGTCAGTGGAATTACAGAACCAGGCTGGGTCAAACTGGAAACTGGGCTAGAG GTGAACTTTGCAAGGATTCCTATGTTGATGAGACACCCATTCTCCTGCTCCATTCGGAGGAACTTCCTGTCTGGTATCCACGTGGAGCTGAAGCAGTCTCCACACCAGAGGAGCCTCCGTGCCCAGCTCCACTGGCTGCAG gtggaTAACCAGCTCCCAGGAGCCATGTTCCCCATCGTTTTTCATCCTGTCCCACCACCCAAGTCTGTTGCCCTGGACTCAG agccAAAGCCCTTTATTGATATGAGCATCATCACAAGATTTAACGAACACAGCCAAGTGATGCAGTTTAA GTACTTCATGATGCTAGTGCAGGAGATGGCTGTTAAGGTTGATCAGGGCTTTTTGGCAGCGGTCCTGGCTCTCTTTACACCTGTTACTGACACCCAGGAGGACAaacagaag acTGCCCTGATTGAGAGAGACCTGGAGGCCCTGCAGGCTCAGCTGATGGAGAGCTCCATTAACGACACATCAGGCCTCAGCTTCTTTGAGCACTTCCACATCTCCCCCATTAAA ctccATCTGAGTCTGTCTCTGGGCTCCAGTGGAGAGGACCATCAGGAGGGTGATATGGTTGCGATCCAGTCAGTCAATCTTCTTCTTAAAAGTATTGGTGCAACGCTTACTGATGTAGATGACCTCATCTTTAA ACTGGCTTGCTTTGAGGTGAAGTATCAGTTCTACCGCAGAGAGAAACTGATGTGGGCCGTGATTAGACATTACAGTGAACAG TTCCTGAAGCAGATGTACGTGCTTGTCTTGGGCTTGGATGTGCTGGGGAACCCATTCGGTCTGATCCGGGGGCTCTCAGAGGGGGTGGAGGCATTCTTCTATGAGCCTTTCCAG GGGGCTGTTCAGGGGCCTGAAGAGTTTGCAGAAGGGTTTGTCATTGGTGTGCGTAGTCTGTTAGGGCACACAGTGG GGGGTGCCGCTGGGATGGTGTCTCGTATAACAGGTTCAGTGGGGAAAGGTCTAGCAGCCATCACCATGGACAAGGAGTACCAGCAGAAACGCAGGGAGGAGATGAACAGACCTCCCCGAGACTTTGGAGACAGTTTGGCCAAGGGGGGCAAAGGCCTTCTGAAG GGAGTGGTAGGAGGAGTGACAGGGATTGTTACCAAGCCTGTGGAGG GGGCAAAGCGAGAGGGTGCGGCTGGATTCTTTAAGGGGATTGGTAAGGGCTTGGTGGGCGTGGTCACCCGCCCTACAGCAGGCATCGTGGACATGGCCAGCAGCACCTTTCAAGGGATCCAGAG GGTGGCGGAGTCGACTGAGGACGTGACCAAGCTGAGGCCGGTCCGACTCATCAGAGAGGACGGGATCATCCGTCCGTACGAGCACCACGAGTCCCACGGCTACGACCTTTTCCAG aggtcagaggttaaaCAGCTTGATGGCGAGTTGTTCAGAGAGCACTTTGAATATCCtggacacagaaaaacaaacattattgtCACCAACAG GAGGGTGATGTGTATTAAAGAGATCGACTTGATTGGACATTTTAACAAAGAATGGGAAGTTCAGTTTGACAACTTCCTGAGGCCTCCATATGTTGAAGGAGGAGATCTGAAGATTTATTACAAG gaacaaaacaaactgaagatCCTTAAGGATGGACAAGGACCAGTGAGGGTGGTGCAccttagacagacagacatggcaGAG ACACTGCGGCACGCCATCCAGAATGCCCAGCTAGCTCGCCGGCAGCATCAGATGGTCAGACAGAAATCCCAGCGCTTCCTCAAACCAGGCAGCACAGCCTAA